GGAGGATGTGCGTCAGTCGTTGCGCCGCATCGAGGCCAGCCCGTTCGTCACAAAGCACGAGTCGCTGCGCGGGTTTGTGTTCGACGTCGCCACCGGCAAGCTGAACGAGGTGACGCTCTAGGTCCCGCCGACTGGCGCTACTCGCGTGTCACGTACAACAAGCGTGCACTCGAGGAGGGCGTCAGCCGACTTTGTAGGTCGCTATCGCCTTCGCGACCTCCTCACCGTCCGGGGTGACCACGTCGACGTCGCAATTCACCAACGTCTTGCCGCGTCGTAGCACCCGGCCGACCGCGATGAGGTCAGTCGCGCGGGCCGGCGCCAGGAACTGAATCGACATCGATGTGGTCACGCCGCGCAGCGAGTCGGGCACCTCGGCGCCCGCCCAGGCGGCGGCCATCACCGCGACATCGGCGAGTGCGGCGACGGCGCCGCCGTGGACCATGTCGCCGACGGTGACGTTGGACGGCTCCCACGGCAGGCGCAGGCGCACCTGGTCGCCGTCGAGGACCTCGGCGACGATGCCGAGCTTGGCGACGAACGGCGACGCCGGGATGAACTGCGCCATCACGTCGGCGCCGGTCAGCGGGGTAGCGGTGGACATGGTTCCAGTATCTGCGGCGGATCAATTACCTCCGGGGTAGTGACGCCGCGCGGGCATTGACATCGCAGGCCAACCCTGGTTTTATGTCGGGTTATGCAGATAATTCTGGTCATCTCTACCAACTTTACGAGGAAATGATGACCGCGACGGAGCAACTCAATGCCGGCCGCTACGAGCTGAGCCATCTACGCTCGCTGGAGGCCGAAGCGATCCACATCATTCGCGAGGTGGCCGCGGAGTTCGAGAAGCCCGTGCTGCTGTTCTCCGGTGGCAAGGACTCGATCGTCATGCTGCACCTCGCACTGAAGGCCTTCCGGCCCGGCCGACTGCCGTTCCCGGTGATGCATGTCGACACCGGGCACAACTTCGAGGAGGTCCTCCAGGCCCGCGACGAACTCGTCGCCGAGTCGGGCGTGCGTCTCGTGGTCGCCAAGGTGCAGGACGATATCGATGCGGGCCGCGTAGTGGAGACCATCCCGTCGCGTAACCCCATGCAGACGTTCACCCTGTTGCGCGCCATCCGCGAGAACAAGTTCGACGCCGCGTTCGGAGGTGCGCGCCGCGACGAGGAGAAGGCGCGGGCCAAGGAGCGGGTGTTCTCGTTCCGTGACGAGTTCGGTCAGTGGGATCCCAAGGCGCAGCGGCCCGAACTGTGGAACCTGTACAACGGCCGCCATCACAAGGGCGAGCACATCCGGGTGTTCCCGCTGTCGAACTGGACGGAGTTCGACATCTGGTCCTACATCGGTGCCGAGAAGATCAAGCTGCCGTCGATCTACTACGCGCACAAACGCCAGGTCTTTGAACGCGACGGCATGCTGCTGGCCGTCCACAAGTACATGCAGCCGCGCAAGGACGAGAAAGTCATGGAGAAGACCGTGCGGTTCCGCACCGTCGGCGACGTCACCTGCACCGGCTGCGTGGAATCCCTTGCGGGAACGGTGTCCGAGGTGATCGCCGAGACGGCGGTCTCGCGCCTGACCGAACGCGGAGCCACCCGCGCCGACGACCGCATCTCCGAAGCAGGTATGGAAGACCGCAAGCGAGAGGGCTACTTCTGATGGCGTCGACTTCTACGCTGCTGCGCATCGCGACCGCCGGCTCCGTCGACGACGGAAAGTCGACCCTCATCGGCCGGTTGCTGTACGACTCGAAGGCCGTCATGGAGGATCAGCTCGCCGCGGTCGAGCGCACCTCCAAGGAACGCGGACACGATTACACCGACCTGGCTTTGGTGACCGACGGCCTGCGCGCCGAGCGGGAACAGGGCATCACGATCGACGTCGCCTACCGCTACTTCGCTACGGCCAAGCGGAAATTCATCATCGCCGACACCCCGGGCCACATCCAGTACACCCGCAACATGGTGACCGGCACCTCGACGGCACAACTGGCGATCGTATTGGTCGACGCCAGGCACGGACTGCTCGAGCAGTCCCGCAGGCACGCCTTCCTTGCGTCGCTGCTGGGCATCAGGCATATCGTCCTCGCGGTCAACAAGATGGACCTCGTCGGTTGGGACCGTGAGCAATTCGAGAAAATCCGCGACGACTTCCACGAGTTCGCGGCGCGACTAGACTTTCACGACGTCACCACCATCCCGCTGTCGGCGCTCAACGGCGACAACGTCGTAACCAAGTCGGATCTGACGCCGTGGTACGACGGTCCCGCGCTGCTGTCGCACCTCGAGGACGTCTACATCGCAGGCGACCGCAACCTCGTCGACGTGCGATTCCCGGTGCAGTACGTCATCCGGCCGCAGAGCCTCGAGCACCACGACCACCGCAGCTATGCAGGCACCGTCGCCAGCGGTGTGATGCGTCCCGGCGACGAGGTCGTCGTACTGCCGACCGGAAAGACCAGCCGCATCACCGCGATCGAGGGTCCCAGCGGCCCTGTGCAGGAAGCCTTCCCGCCGATGGCGGTGTCGATCAGCCTGGCCGACGACATCGACATCTCGCGCGGCGACATGATCGCCCGGCCGAACAACCAGCCGAGGGTCGCACAGGAATTCGACGCCACGGTGTGCTGGATGGCCGACGAGTCCTCGCTCGAGCCCGGCCGTGACTATTTGATCAAGCACACCACCCGCACGACGCGGGCGAGGGTGACGGCGCTCGACTACCGCCTCGACGTCAACTCGCTGCACCGCGACAAGTCCGCAACTGCGCTGAAACTCAATGAGCTGGGCCGTATCTCGTTGCGGACCCAGACGCCGCTGCTGCTCGACGAGTACAGCCGCAACGCCGCCACCGGTTCGTTCATCCTGATCGATCCGAACACCAACGGAACCGTGGCCGCGGGCATGATCCTGCCTCAGGTCACCGCCCGTACGTCGAGCCCGAACACCGTGCGCCACGAATCGTTGTGCAAGGCCGAGGACCGGCTGTCCAAGGGCAGGACCGTGTGGTTCACCGGATTGTCCGGCTCGGGGAAGTCGTCGGTGGCGATGCTCGTCGAGCAGAAGCTGCTCGAAAAGGGCGTTCCCGCATATGTTCTCGACGGAGACAACCTGCGTCACGGGCTCAACGCCGACCTCGGGTTCTCGATGGCCGACCGTGCCGAGAACCAGCGGCGGCTGGCACACGTCGCCGCCATCCTCGCCGACTCCGGTCAGGTGGTGCTCGTTCCCGCCATCAGCCCACTCGAGGAGCACCGTGAGTTGGCGCGGAAGGTCACCACCGAAGCCGGACTCGACTTCTTCGAGGTGTTCTGCGACACCCCGCTGGAGGACTGCGAGCGTCGTGACCCGAAGGGGTTGTACGCCAAGGCGCGTGCGGGCGAGATCACCCACTTCACCGGAATCGACAGCCCGTACCAGCGACCCAAGAATCCCGATCTGCGGCTCACTCCCGACCACACGCCCGAGGAGCTCGCCGACCGGGTGGTCGAACTGCTGGAAAGCAGGCAGTGAACGACCACGACGTCGCCGCTCGATTGGCGACGCAGGCGGGCAAGCTGCTGCTCGACGTCCGCATCGAGTTCGCCGATGCCAGCCAGGATGAGCGGAAAGCGGCGGGGGACAAACGGTCTCACGACTTCTTGATGTCCGCGCTGGCCGACGAACGACCGGGCGATGCGGTGTTGTCGGAGGAGGGTGCGGACAGCCCCGTGCGGTTGTCCTCCGACCGGGTATGGATCGTCGACCCACTCGACGGCACGCGAGAGTTCTCCGAGTTGGGACGCGACGACTGGGCCGTTCACGTCGCACTCTGGCAGTCGGGCGAGTTGGTCGCGGGGGCCGTTGCGCTACCGGCGCAGGGCGTCACGCTGGCAACCCCGACGGTGAGCGCGCCGCCGCCTGCGCCGTCGAAGCCGCGCGTGGTGGTGTCACGGACCCGACCGCCCGCCGTGGCGCTCGATGTGCGTGACGCGCTGGACGGTGTTCTGGTCGAAATGGGCTCGGCGGGGGCCAAGGTCGCCTCGGTGGTGCAGGGGCTCTCGGACGTCTACGTCCATGCGGGCGGTCAGTACGAATGGGATTCGGCGGCACCGGTCGCCGTGGCCCGCGCAGCGGGGCTGCACACGTCGCGTATCGACGGCTCGCCGCTGCTCTACAACCGGCAGGACCCACGGTTGCCGGACCTGGTGGTGTGTCGACCCGAACTCGCCGACGCCGTTCTCGAAGTGACACGTGATTGACTGGCCTCATGCGGATGTCGGCCAAAGCGGAATACGCCGTCCGTGCGATGGTTCAGCTGGCCACCGCCGAGGAAGGCGTGGTGGTGAAGACCGAGGACTTGGCCAAGGCCCAGGGCATCCCGCCGCAGTTCCTCGTCGACATCCTGTCCGACCTGCGCACCGACCGTCTGGTCCGCAGCCACCGCGGCCGTGACGGCGGATACGAATTGGCCCGGCCTGCGGCCGATATCAGCATCGCCGACGTACTGCGATGCATCGACGGCCCGCTGGCCAGCGTCCGCGATATCGGGCTCGGCGATCTACCGTACTCGGGTCCGACGGCGGCGCTGACCGACGTCTGGCGGGCGTTGCGGGCCAGCATGCGGTCCGTGCTCGAGGAGACCAGCCTCGCCGAGGTCGCCGCAGGCACCCTGCCGGAGCATGTCGGGAAGCTGGCCGACGACTACCGCGCGCAGGAGGAGACGCGCGGCCACTCGGTCCGCTAGCGCCGGCGTCTCTTCCTGCCGTGCGCGGCGATCCCGTCGAGCAGCATGCGCAGACCCTGCGCGAAGTCCTCTTCGACCGATACCCGTTGTGCGACGTGGGAGAGCGCTTCGACGTGGGGATGTGCGGCCCCTGCCGCCGAGCCGATGCGCTTGGCGACGTCGGCGGCGTCGCGACCGCGCGTCAACGGCCCCGCAAGTTCGGCCTGGGCGGCTCCGACGACCAGCGCGAGGACGGCATGGAAGGCGGACAGACGGTCGGCGTCGGAAAGGCCTCCGCGGGCAAGGGCCGCGATGAGCGCGTCTGCCGCGGCGAATCCGGTCGCCGACGCGGTGCGGCGCGTCAGCACCAGCGGAATGGCGGCCGGATGCGCGCGGATGCCCCGCCATATTTCCTGGGCCACCGCGTAGACGTCGTCGATCCAGTGTTCAGTCGGCTCGGGCACCCGCACCTCGGCGACCACCGCCGCCACCACCAGTTCCTCGAGCCCCTCTTTGTCGGGCACGTAGTTGTAAACGGTCATCGGTCCGGTGCCCAATGCTGCGGCCAGTGCGCGCATGCTCAGCGCGCTCACTCCGGCGTCGTCGACGATGCTCAACGCCGCGGCGGCGATCTCCTCGGTGGTGAACCGTGCCCGCATTTTCCGCCCTTACGCCTTGACAAGTACGTCGTACGTAAAGCAGTGTAGCTATACGTACAACGTACTTATGAGGAGTAGGCGATGACGGCGACGATCCCGACCGACCGTGTGGACTTCGACTCGGGCGGCACCCGCTGCGCGGCGTGGTTGACGTTGCCGGCCGGCCGCGGACCGCACCCCGCCGTGGTGTTGGTGCACGGTCTGGGCGCGACGCACGACATGATGCTGGCGCAGTACGAACAGCACTTCGCCGCGGCGGGCATCGCTACGCTCGCTTTCGATTACCGGAACACCGGAGCCTCGAACGGTGCTCCGCGACAACATATTTCGATACGGAACCAATGCCAGGATGTCGCGGCGGCGGTCGCGCACCTTCGCGGGCGTGCCGACATCGACGCCGCGCGGATCGGGCTCTGGGGTACCAGCCTTGGTGCGATGAACGTCATCAAGGTCGCGGCGGTGCTCGACGACATCGCCGTCGCGATCGTGCAGTGCCCGATCGTGCACGGACCAGGCGCCGCACGCCGACTCGGACCTCTCGCGGCGCTACGGCTCGCGCCGGCGATCGCCGAGGATTTCCTGCGTCTCATCACGCGCCGGCGCCGCCGCTATGTACCGATCGTCGGTCCGCCCGGAGGCTTTGCGATGGTGACGGTCGATGGTGCCGAATCGGGCTGGAACTCGACCGTGCCGCCGGGCGGAACCTTCGACAACCGCATTGTCGCCGCAGATGCCCTGGCCATGGTGACGACATCGGCGCTGCGCCAGGCCCGCGACGTCGAGGCGCCGCTGCTGGTGTGCGTGTGCGATCGCGAGAACCTGATGGACCCCGCGTACGCCGAACAGGTCGCGCGTAGGGCACCGCGCGGCATCGCCCGCCACTACGACTCAGACCATTTCGCGATCTACCATCCACCGCTGGTCAGCGAGGTGCTGGCCGACCAGACGGCCTTTCTGCAGGAGCATCTCGATGTCCGTGCGTGAAATGCTGTGCCGCAACGACGAACGGTTCCGCACCGTGGTCGCCGGCCTCGGCTCAGACGAGTGGGCGCATCCCAGCCTGTGCGACCAGTGGTCAAACCACGACGTGCTGGCACACCTCGTCGTCGGCTACCGCTGTGGCCCCGGCGAGATGCTGCGCGAGATTGCGCGCCACGGTGGATTATTCGACCGCGCGAACTCCGCGATGGCGCGTGCGCTTGCTGAGATCCACAGTCCCGACGAACTACTCGACGAACTCGGTCAGCTGATGTACCGGCCGCGTGGGCTCGGCCGCGTGTTTCCACCGCGGCTGCTCCTTGGCGATCACATCACGCACGAACTCGACATCCTGTTCGCCGTCGAGCGCGTACCGCAGATTCCGGACGAGATGCTCGCGACGGTACTCAACACGCAAGTGGCGCTACCCAATCCGTTTGTGCCGGCCTACCGCAACAGCCGTGGATTGCGGCTGCGGACCACCGATATCGACTGGGCACACGGTGACAGCGGGCCGGTCGTCGAAGGGCGCGCCGCGGAACTGGTGTCCGTGCTCGGCAGCCGGCCGCGGATGCTGCCCGCTCTACGCGGTGACGGTGTCGAACTGCTCGCGTCGCGGATCAGTCCGCGCCCGATCCATAGGGCCGGGTGATGATCTCGAGGTAGTGCCCACCGGGATCCTGGAAGTACACCCCGCGGCCGCCGTCGTTGTGGTTGATCTCGCCGGGACGGCTTCCTCTGGGGTCGGCCCAGTGCTGCAGGCCGCGCTCGCGGATCCGTCCGTAGATGGCGTCGAACTCCTCCTCGGACACGAGGAACGCGTAGTGCTGCGGGCGAATGTCCTCGTCGGGTCCGACCTGGGCGTAGTCGAGGCTGGCGTCGTGGCTGAGTCCGACCGCGAGGAAGTGGCCGAACTCCTTGGCCGGCGGCAGGCCGAACAGTTCGGTGAAGAATCGTGCCGATTCTTCCCGGTCGCGCGAGGCGACGATGGTGTGGTTGAACTGGATCGCCATGCCAATCCAGTCAACCACCGGTTCCGGTGCGACGGCAACGATGCACGATGGAGGGGTGATGCGAGTCGATGTCCTCGAGGGTCCGCGGATCACGCTGCGACCACCGACCCTCGATGACGCAGAACCGCTGTTCGAGCGCATCGCCTCCGACCCTGAGGTGTCGAGGTACATGTCGTGGCGGACGCATCGCAATGTCGGCGAGACCCGCCACGTCATCACCGAGGTGTTCAACGTCGGTGGGGAGACGGCCCGGCTGATCGATCTAAACGACGGCGGCGGCGTGATCGGCGCTATCGGTTGGCGGCGTCCGCAGCCGCACATCGTCGACTTCGGCTACTACCTCGGCCGTCCATGGTGGGGGAAGGGCTATATGTCCGAGGCGGTGCGGCTGGTTCTTGACCACGTCGAGCGCGACCCGAGCGTGTACCGTGTCTCGGCGCACTGTTACGTCGACAACACGGCATCGGCACGGGTGTTGGAGCGCAGCGGGCTGAAATTCGAAGGTCGGCTGGTGCGTTATGCGGTATTGCCGAATATCAGCTCTGAGCCGCAGGACTGCCTGCTGTTCGCGAAAGGGGTGCGCTAGATGTTTGACCTTCGCGAGCTCGCCGTACCGATCGTCGTCGCGCCCATGGCCGGTGGGCC
The nucleotide sequence above comes from Mycolicibacterium moriokaense. Encoded proteins:
- a CDS encoding PaaI family thioesterase, which translates into the protein MMAQFIPASPFVAKLGIVAEVLDGDQVRLRLPWEPSNVTVGDMVHGGAVAALADVAVMAAAWAGAEVPDSLRGVTTSMSIQFLAPARATDLIAVGRVLRRGKTLVNCDVDVVTPDGEEVAKAIATYKVG
- the cysD gene encoding sulfate adenylyltransferase subunit CysD; this encodes MTATEQLNAGRYELSHLRSLEAEAIHIIREVAAEFEKPVLLFSGGKDSIVMLHLALKAFRPGRLPFPVMHVDTGHNFEEVLQARDELVAESGVRLVVAKVQDDIDAGRVVETIPSRNPMQTFTLLRAIRENKFDAAFGGARRDEEKARAKERVFSFRDEFGQWDPKAQRPELWNLYNGRHHKGEHIRVFPLSNWTEFDIWSYIGAEKIKLPSIYYAHKRQVFERDGMLLAVHKYMQPRKDEKVMEKTVRFRTVGDVTCTGCVESLAGTVSEVIAETAVSRLTERGATRADDRISEAGMEDRKREGYF
- the cysN gene encoding sulfate adenylyltransferase subunit CysN, encoding MASTSTLLRIATAGSVDDGKSTLIGRLLYDSKAVMEDQLAAVERTSKERGHDYTDLALVTDGLRAEREQGITIDVAYRYFATAKRKFIIADTPGHIQYTRNMVTGTSTAQLAIVLVDARHGLLEQSRRHAFLASLLGIRHIVLAVNKMDLVGWDREQFEKIRDDFHEFAARLDFHDVTTIPLSALNGDNVVTKSDLTPWYDGPALLSHLEDVYIAGDRNLVDVRFPVQYVIRPQSLEHHDHRSYAGTVASGVMRPGDEVVVLPTGKTSRITAIEGPSGPVQEAFPPMAVSISLADDIDISRGDMIARPNNQPRVAQEFDATVCWMADESSLEPGRDYLIKHTTRTTRARVTALDYRLDVNSLHRDKSATALKLNELGRISLRTQTPLLLDEYSRNAATGSFILIDPNTNGTVAAGMILPQVTARTSSPNTVRHESLCKAEDRLSKGRTVWFTGLSGSGKSSVAMLVEQKLLEKGVPAYVLDGDNLRHGLNADLGFSMADRAENQRRLAHVAAILADSGQVVLVPAISPLEEHRELARKVTTEAGLDFFEVFCDTPLEDCERRDPKGLYAKARAGEITHFTGIDSPYQRPKNPDLRLTPDHTPEELADRVVELLESRQ
- a CDS encoding 3'(2'),5'-bisphosphate nucleotidase CysQ, with protein sequence MNDHDVAARLATQAGKLLLDVRIEFADASQDERKAAGDKRSHDFLMSALADERPGDAVLSEEGADSPVRLSSDRVWIVDPLDGTREFSELGRDDWAVHVALWQSGELVAGAVALPAQGVTLATPTVSAPPPAPSKPRVVVSRTRPPAVALDVRDALDGVLVEMGSAGAKVASVVQGLSDVYVHAGGQYEWDSAAPVAVARAAGLHTSRIDGSPLLYNRQDPRLPDLVVCRPELADAVLEVTRD
- a CDS encoding Rrf2 family transcriptional regulator, with the protein product MRMSAKAEYAVRAMVQLATAEEGVVVKTEDLAKAQGIPPQFLVDILSDLRTDRLVRSHRGRDGGYELARPAADISIADVLRCIDGPLASVRDIGLGDLPYSGPTAALTDVWRALRASMRSVLEETSLAEVAAGTLPEHVGKLADDYRAQEETRGHSVR
- a CDS encoding TetR/AcrR family transcriptional regulator — its product is MRARFTTEEIAAAALSIVDDAGVSALSMRALAAALGTGPMTVYNYVPDKEGLEELVVAAVVAEVRVPEPTEHWIDDVYAVAQEIWRGIRAHPAAIPLVLTRRTASATGFAAADALIAALARGGLSDADRLSAFHAVLALVVGAAQAELAGPLTRGRDAADVAKRIGSAAGAAHPHVEALSHVAQRVSVEEDFAQGLRMLLDGIAAHGRKRRRR
- a CDS encoding alpha/beta hydrolase, which codes for MTATIPTDRVDFDSGGTRCAAWLTLPAGRGPHPAVVLVHGLGATHDMMLAQYEQHFAAAGIATLAFDYRNTGASNGAPRQHISIRNQCQDVAAAVAHLRGRADIDAARIGLWGTSLGAMNVIKVAAVLDDIAVAIVQCPIVHGPGAARRLGPLAALRLAPAIAEDFLRLITRRRRRYVPIVGPPGGFAMVTVDGAESGWNSTVPPGGTFDNRIVAADALAMVTTSALRQARDVEAPLLVCVCDRENLMDPAYAEQVARRAPRGIARHYDSDHFAIYHPPLVSEVLADQTAFLQEHLDVRA
- a CDS encoding maleylpyruvate isomerase family mycothiol-dependent enzyme, encoding MSVREMLCRNDERFRTVVAGLGSDEWAHPSLCDQWSNHDVLAHLVVGYRCGPGEMLREIARHGGLFDRANSAMARALAEIHSPDELLDELGQLMYRPRGLGRVFPPRLLLGDHITHELDILFAVERVPQIPDEMLATVLNTQVALPNPFVPAYRNSRGLRLRTTDIDWAHGDSGPVVEGRAAELVSVLGSRPRMLPALRGDGVELLASRISPRPIHRAG
- a CDS encoding VOC family protein, which encodes MAIQFNHTIVASRDREESARFFTELFGLPPAKEFGHFLAVGLSHDASLDYAQVGPDEDIRPQHYAFLVSEEEFDAIYGRIRERGLQHWADPRGSRPGEINHNDGGRGVYFQDPGGHYLEIITRPYGSGAD
- a CDS encoding GNAT family N-acetyltransferase, whose amino-acid sequence is MRVDVLEGPRITLRPPTLDDAEPLFERIASDPEVSRYMSWRTHRNVGETRHVITEVFNVGGETARLIDLNDGGGVIGAIGWRRPQPHIVDFGYYLGRPWWGKGYMSEAVRLVLDHVERDPSVYRVSAHCYVDNTASARVLERSGLKFEGRLVRYAVLPNISSEPQDCLLFAKGVR